The nucleotide sequence ATCTCGGCCACGGTTTTCGTGCGCGACGCCGCCCGAGGCCCGGACGTGGTGGCCGAGCGCTCGCCGGTGGCCGAAAACATCATCAAGGAACGCATCAAGAGCTTCGGCTACCGCATCTGGTCCGACGACGGCCGCCAGTCCGACGGCAAGGGGGCCAAGGCCGCCGATTTCGCCATCTCGGGCGAGGCCAAGTTCAAGACCGTCAGCGCCAAGCTGCCGGCCTCGGGACTGACCGTCACCAAGTACGTGCTCACTTCGCTGACCATCAAGTGTGTGGACAACCACACCGGCGAGGAAATCTACTACAACAGCAAGGTGCCCCAGAAGCAGAGCTGGGCCGACGAGGATCAGGCGTTGGAGGAAGTCGGCCGCATCATCGGCGGCGAATTTTCCAAGGAGTTCTTCGCCGACCATTTACAGGCCCCGGCCAAAACCTACCAGATCCAGATCGCCGGGCTGCCGAGCTACGACGCCGGCCAGCTGGTCAAAAAAGAATTTATCGGCCTGCGCCCGGTGCTCAACGTGGATTTCCGGGAATTCGACAAGAGCGGCACGTCGCTTTTTGAAGTGGAATTCGTCGGCACGCGCGGCAACTTCGGCGAGTTCCTGCAAAAGGCCATCCTGGCTCCGCTCAACCAGAAGATGGGCCAGGGGGCGTTTAGCCTGGAATCGGCCCACGGCGACGTGGTGAAGCTGGCCTTTGCCTCGCCGCTCGCCGCCCCGGCCGTCATGGAACGCCTGGGCCAGGCCGTGCCGGCCGCCCTGGTCCAGGCCCCGCCCGAGCGGCTGCGCGAACTGGTCAAGTCCGAGGAAACGGCCAAGAAGGTGGCCGAGGTGGTCCCCGACGCGTCCAAGATCCTCTCCGGCGAACAGGCCCCGGCCAAGCCGCTGGATGCGGTCAAAAATTTCTAACCGGTGCGCGCTGTTCCGGCAAACCGACTGGCGTCCCCAACCCCCAACCCCACACGGAGGAGCATCATGCGGTTTTCTGTTCTCGGCGTTTTGGCCCTTTTGGCGACGGTTGGCCTCACCGGCTGCGTCACCGGCGGCTCGGCCTCGAAGCAGGCCAACGAGGCTGCCGACCAGGCCATGTACCAGCCCATCACCTACAGCGACAAACCCGGTCCCATGCTGGTGGTCATCCCCGGCGAGATCAAAAGCGCCAACGCCACCTACACCCAGAAAGTGACCAGCAACAACATCGCCGACTATGCCGAATTGGAGCTTGGCAAGGCCCATTACGTGGTGCTTGAGCGCTCCGACCTGGGCCCCATGCTCAAGGAAATCGAGGTCGCGGCCAACCTCGGCGACGCCACCCAACTGAAAAAATTCAAGAAAGGCAAGTTCAAGGCCACCAACTGGCTGGTGCGCTTCGACATCCTCAAGGCCGAACCCGTCTCGGAAGTGAAAAAGAGCTTCGACGGCCGCTGGATCGGGGCCATCGCCGGCTCGGCCATCGGCGGCGCGGGCGGTTATGCCGCCGACGCCACGGCCAGTTCCATCCACGCCAACGAGGCCGCCGCCGTGTGGATCGTGGGCCTGCGCTACAAGATCCTCGACGCCAACACCGGCGAGCAGAAGGCCACCGGCTACATCGAGGACAAGATGGAAATCAACTCCAAGGGCGGCGGCGCGCTTGGCGTGTCCCAGTCCGAAACCCGCGTCATGACCCTGGACACCATGTCCCAGCGGCTGGTCCAGAAGGCCGTGGCCGACATGGACAAGCTCAAGTAGCCAACGCCCGAACCCAAGGAGAGCCGTCATGGCCAAACATCTCATGACCGTCCTGGCCGCCGCCGTGCTGCTTATGGGCCTGGCCGCCTGCCAGCCCCAGCAGACCGTGGTGGTGGCCGCGCCCCAGGCTTCGGCTCAGGATTACTACGACGCCGGCGTGCGGGCCTTTACCATGGGCGACTACAACAACGCCGCCGCCCAGTTCGACGCCGCCGTGCGCATGGCCCCGGGTATGGCCGACGCCTATTGGTACCTCGGCCAGAGCTATGTCCGCCTGGGCCAGACCGGCCGGGCCGACGCCGCCTACCGGGCCGGCCTGGCCGTGGCCCCGGGCTATGCCCGCCTCCACGAGGGCCTGGGCATCTTAAGCTACGACACCGGCAACCAGCTGGTGGCCCGCCAGGAGCTGGCCCAGGCCGCCGCCCTGGGTTCCACCAACCCCCAGGCCTACTTCTACCTCGGCAATCTGGCCCTGCTTGACGGCGACTGCCCGGCCGCCAAGGCCCATTACCAGCGCGCCCTGGCCCTGGATCCGAGCTACGCCCTGGCCCGCCAAGGGCTGGCCGACGCCCAGAGCCGCTGTCGCCCCAAGGCCGCGCCCGCGCCCAGGCCCAAAGTGGAAAAGAGCTTCACCGGCGGCGGCCGGGCCATTGACCCGTCCGACTTCTAACAATCGCGCCCCCTCCCCAAAATAACAATCCGTCGCGTCCGGCCTTCGGCCGGACGCGACGCCAACCAGCCTTCGTTAACGGCAAGGAGTGTCCCATGCCTTCGCGCTTCGGCCCGAGCCTCGCCGGCCTGCTCATGGCCGCCCTGGCGATCCTGGC is from Solidesulfovibrio magneticus RS-1 and encodes:
- a CDS encoding tetratricopeptide repeat protein, whose amino-acid sequence is MAKHLMTVLAAAVLLMGLAACQPQQTVVVAAPQASAQDYYDAGVRAFTMGDYNNAAAQFDAAVRMAPGMADAYWYLGQSYVRLGQTGRADAAYRAGLAVAPGYARLHEGLGILSYDTGNQLVARQELAQAAALGSTNPQAYFYLGNLALLDGDCPAAKAHYQRALALDPSYALARQGLADAQSRCRPKAAPAPRPKVEKSFTGGGRAIDPSDF